The genomic region CCCAGTTCGCCGGTTTCGAGGATGACTTTCAGGTGGGCGCCGCCGCAGGCATCCCTGACCGCGGCAATCTCATCGAAAACATAGCCGTAATCGCCACGCAGGAATGCGCCCCGTGAAATCACCATGTCGATTTCGTCGGCGCCCTCGGCGACGGCAATTTTTGTTTCCTCCAGCTTGATGTGCAGCGGCGACATGCCGCTGGGAAACGCGGTGGCAACCGATGCGACCTTGATTTCTCCGGCGAGCCCCTGGTCTTCCAGGGCTTTCCTGGCCACCCCGACCATGATCGGATAAACGCAGACCGCCGCCACATGCGGCAGGCCCGGCATTGAATCGTGCAGGTGAATGGCTTTCTGGCACAACTGGCGCACCTTGCCCGGCGTGTCCTGGCCCTCCAGCGTGGTCAGATCGATCATGCCCAGCGCCAGTCTCAGCGCCTGCATTTTGGACTCTTTCTTGATGCTGCGTTTGCAGAATCTTGCGACCCGTTCCTCGACGCCGGTCTGGTCGACGCGCGAGACGAGATCGAGCCGGGGCAGGGGGGAGCGCAAGGTGCTGGCTGGCTTACTCATGAATCGTCCGCGGCGCTTCAGTTCCCGGCCAGCGCCGTGTCCAGGGCGAGCTCGATCATTTCGCCGAAGCTGGTCTGGCGTTCGTCACTGCTAAGCGCCTCGCCGCTGCGTATGTCGTCGCTGACGGTGCAGATGGCCAGCGCTTCCACGCCATGCTCAGCCGCCAGCGCGTAAATGCCGGCGGCCTCCATCTCGATCCCGAGGATCTGGTATCTGGTCATCACATCGAACATTTCCGGCTCGGGTGTATAAAAAAGATCGCTGGAGTAGAGGTTGCCGACATGAAAACGAAGTTTCTTTTTCTCGGCGGCCGCGACCGCATCGCGCAACAAGGAAAAACTGGCGATCGCCGCGTAGTCATAGCCGCGAAAACGCATGCGGTTGACGCCCGAGTCGGTGCAGGCGCCCATGCCGATGACGATATCGCGCAGGCTGACATCCGGGTTGACCGTACCGCAGCTGCCGACGCGGATCAGGCGCTTCGCCCCGTATTCGGTGATCAGCTCGCTGCAGTAAATAGAGACAGACGGTATGCCCATGCCATGGGCCATGACCGATATATCCATCCCTTGGTATTTGCCGGTAAAACCCCACATGTTGCGGACATCGTTGACCCGGCGGGCGTCGTCGAGGAAGGTGTCGGCGATATACTGAGCGCGCAACGGATCGCCCGGCATCAGGATGGTTGGCGCAAAGTCGCCGGCCTCGGCATTAATGTGTTTGGTCGCCATTTGGAACCGATCTCACTGTGGATAGGCTGTTGCTGCCCCGCTCTGCGCCGGAAATGAGCCCAAGGGTTTGAATTTCATAAACAAACATCCTCTCAGGCCAGAACTGCAGGGCAGCCAATTGTACACAAAGACGCTTTTGCTTGTATTAGACAAGCGCGGTTGAGGTCGGGGGGTTTGCCATTTCGTTACTGCAGCCGAAAAAACCCGGCACCCCATTGTCGGTAACAGCCTTGATATCCGGGTATTTCCTTCTTCCGGGCAGCCAGGCACCCGGTTCGGCAAGTTGCGCAATCCGGCTTTTTTGCTATGCTGTGCATACCCAAAAGAACATCAAATTTCAGGGGAAAAATAATGATCAGGGCAATCAGAAGATCAGCTTTCTGCGTGTTTGTTTCTGCTTTGGCAATGACATTTGCCAGCAGCCCGGCCTTTGCTCAGGATGAGGAAGAAGGCGCTACCGAACGCTTGCTGCCGGAGGTTGTGGTTACCGCACAAAAACGTGAGCAGAGCCTGCGGGACGTGCCGGCATCTGTGTCTGTGATATCCGGCGAATCAGCAAACGACTATCTCGGGTCCGCAGAAAATATCCGGGCTCTGGCTGGACGGGTCCCCAGTCTACAGATCGAATCGTCGAACGGACGCACGCAACCGCGTTTCTATCTCCGTGGCCAAGGTAATATCGACTTTGATAACAACGCAAACCAACCTGTTTCTATGGTTTTCGACGATATCGCGCTGGAAAATAATGTATTAAGAAGTTTGCCCCTATTCGATATCGAGCGAATCGAAGTGTTGAAAGGCCCCCAAGGCTCGCTGTTCGGACGTAATACTAATGCCGGCATCTTCAAGATAGATTCGGTTAAGCCTTCTTACGAACGAAATGGCTATGCCAAGATCGGTTTTGGCAGTCGGGGCACCGTAAGTACTGAATTTGCTGCCGGAGGCCAAATTGGCGAAGGGATAGCGGCAAGAATATCGCTCAAATATCAGGAGCGTGATGACTGGATCGACAATACATTCAACGGACCCGGTGATGACTTCGGCGCTTTCGACGAATTCGCCTATCGCCTTCAGTTTTTGTTTGAGCCGTCAGATACGTTCCAGGCATTGGTGAAACTGCATGGTTTTAACCAGGGCGGAACCCATCCGCAGGTATTCTATGCGAATGCGCTGA from Pseudomonadota bacterium harbors:
- the deoC gene encoding deoxyribose-phosphate aldolase, with product MSKPASTLRSPLPRLDLVSRVDQTGVEERVARFCKRSIKKESKMQALRLALGMIDLTTLEGQDTPGKVRQLCQKAIHLHDSMPGLPHVAAVCVYPIMVGVARKALEDQGLAGEIKVASVATAFPSGMSPLHIKLEETKIAVAEGADEIDMVISRGAFLRGDYGYVFDEIAAVRDACGGAHLKVILETGELGTLDQVRQASVLAMHAGANFIKTSTGKIQPAATMPVTLVMLQAIRDHYYETGRQVGMKPAGGISKAKLAIQYLVMLRETLGQAWMSAEWFRFGASSLANDLIMQIQKQQTGVYQSADYFSRD
- the deoD gene encoding purine-nucleoside phosphorylase, which encodes MATKHINAEAGDFAPTILMPGDPLRAQYIADTFLDDARRVNDVRNMWGFTGKYQGMDISVMAHGMGIPSVSIYCSELITEYGAKRLIRVGSCGTVNPDVSLRDIVIGMGACTDSGVNRMRFRGYDYAAIASFSLLRDAVAAAEKKKLRFHVGNLYSSDLFYTPEPEMFDVMTRYQILGIEMEAAGIYALAAEHGVEALAICTVSDDIRSGEALSSDERQTSFGEMIELALDTALAGN